A single genomic interval of Euwallacea similis isolate ESF13 chromosome 2, ESF131.1, whole genome shotgun sequence harbors:
- the LOC136419236 gene encoding ATP-dependent DNA helicase RecQ-like codes for MNSSDDELLNDVAEHCFDSCSQATQITSDNLPSRRAIDVLAQKFGHQNFRPLQWKIISSVLFDKRDTCAVMTTGYGKSLCFQFPAVYAEGVTLVISPLISLMEDQVLALKMCNIPACLLGTAQEHTRQIRKEILSNKFRLIYITPELCTGDYGAELLTEMSSSLNMVLITVDEAHCVSSWGHDFRPAFRTLGLLKNYFPNTPILAVTATATEKIRSDIASVLKLRDPIFVCSGFDRPNLFFSVNIRSSSIMNDLKPFMTREQGCWEFNGPTIIYCITRKDTEDVSRTLEFEGISALPYHAGLSLELRKETHEKFARDIVPVVVATIAFGMGIDKPDIRNVIHYGTSGSLEAYYQEVGRAGRDGLPSKCATFYTNDDFRVHRFLIEKSEGYAAARRGNLLNLMRGYVNTMRCRREYILSYFEGNPCLKLGKRRNCCDNCVKQNGQQFLMYEGLDVSGNYDFTEDALKYLSAVEAMNGQYGHRTYILFLRGSMSAKVAPRFRSHPYFGSGREKPDEWWKAIGQFLDMKNFLRQVKKQNQTFGYFIVQVSQEGFDFLSQETRKLIAQPTSEIADQLKKKHQPSGWLSSNKPVADGVSGTAFASKKVQEFSQTENENTEEITETEEEKEERKKFYKLLRNCRSQIADTNNCMPYMIVSDFVLMEMAKHKPTNIELLKLLRIEGLSETKINKFGQQLVNIIKNNIKERSSTDVRKPSIQEVLSRHPILTDKISDSAYITYDYFKTHKSSTAVAAVRKLTDSTIRTHLEVLIKAGHPITLEDLGVTPMIRTTIMQAIHDVGGNIFLLSPIKAACPNFITFDQIKSVCIYLQIRSHLEDLEVPYKEFEDFSYSEFKNMQRRTKGCESSPDNALEDGDDDMLLALCNEMELRVQEDVKQQILDDLDTSGTQLTNEEIDDLELSAICDQLEEQDMDLQKKAINNSDGDSDKTIECDVKCQSVSPAKKRKSSNHEILRSPPRFSANNKEVICAPKHQTLESEPFSWSEGTPAALKTKLPKWLTKKK; via the coding sequence ATGAATTCATCTGATGATGAACTGCTCAATGATGTGGCCGAACACTGTTTCGACTCATGTTCTCAAGCCACACAGATTACATCGGATAATTTACCAAGTCGCCGTGCCATTGACGTTCTCGCTCAGAAGTTCGGCCATCAGAACTTTCGGCCTTTGCAGTGGAAAATTATCAGTTCAGTCCTGTTTGATAAACGCGATACTTGTGCAGTCATGACAACCGGGTATGGAAAGTCTTTGTGCTTCCAATTCCCGGCGGTTTATGCAGAAGGCGTGACATTGGTGATTTCCCCATTAATATCTCTCATGGAGGACCAAGTCTTagctttaaaaatgtgtaacaTTCCTGCGTGTTTATTGGGCACTGCCCAGGAACACACGCGCCAAATCCGAAAGGAAATCCTGAGTAATAAATTCCGTTTAATATACATAACGCCGGAATTGTGCACTGGTGACTACGGCGCAGAGTTGTTAACTGAGATGAGTTCTTCACTGAATATGGTACTGATAACTGTGGATGAGGCACATTGCGTAAGCAGTTGGGGCCACGATTTTCGGCCCGCATTCAGGACCCTCGGCCTCCTGAAGAACTACTTTCCTAATACTCCAATTCTAGCGGTGACGGCGACAGCGACTGAGAAGATCCGTAGTGATATAGCTAGTGTTTTGAAACTCAGAGATCCTATATTTGTTTGCTCGGGCTTTGACCgaccaaatttgtttttttcggTCAATATAAGAAGCTCAAGCATTATGAATGATCTAAAACCGTTTATGACCCGCGAGCAAGGCTGCTGGGAGTTCAACGGTCCCACCATCATTTACTGCATAACGCGAAAAGATACAGAAGATGTAAGCAGAACTTTAGAGTTCGAAGGCATTTCAGCGTTACCGTATCATGCAGGCCTTTCGTTAGAGCTCCGAAAAGAAACTCACGAGAAGTTCGCCAGGGATATTGTCCCCGTGGTAGTCGCCACTATTGCATTCGGCATGGGGATCGACAAACCAGATATCAGAAATGTGATCCATTACGGGACTTCTGGCTCACTGGAGGCGTATTATCAAGAAGTAGGACGCGCCGGCAGGGACGGATTGCCTTCCAAGTGTGCCACGTTCTACACTAATGACGATTTTAGGGTTCACCGATTTCTGATTGAGAAAAGTGAAGGTTATGCGGCTGCAAGACGCGGAAACCTGCTCAATCTCATGCGTGGATATGTCAACACCATGCGTTGCAGACGGGAATATATCTTGTCTTATTTCGAAGGGAATCCTTGTCTAAAGTTAGGAAAGCGAAGAAACTGTTGTGATAACTGTGTCAAGCAAAATGgacaacaatttttaatgtacGAGGGACTTGATGTTAGCGGGAATTACGATTTCACTGAGGatgctttaaaatatttgtccgCAGTGGAAGCAATGAATGGTCAATATGGGCATAGAACCTACATTCTATTTTTAAGGGGTTCTATGAGCGCAAAAGTGGCTCCGCGCTTCAGAAGTCATCCCTATTTCGGATCTGGCAGGGAAAAGCCAGATGAATGGTGGAAGGCCATAGGTCAGTTTCTAGACATGAAGAACTTCCTTCGGCAAGTTAAGAAACAAAATCAAACCTTTGGATATTTCATTGTCCAGGTTAGCCAAGAAGGCTTCGATTTCCTCTCCCAAGAAACCAGGAAATTAATTGCCCAACCCACGTCGGAAATAGCTGACCAACTCAAGAAGAAGCATCAACCTTCTGGATGGCTATCTTCTAATAAACCTGTTGCTGATGGCGTTTCCGGCACTGCTTTTGCTAGTAAGAAAGTCCAGGAATTTTCCCAGACCGAGAACGAAAACACAGAAGAGATAACAGAGACTGAGGAAGAGAAAGAAGAacgaaagaaattttataaattgttaagAAACTGCAGAAGCCAAATAGCCGACACCAATAATTGCATGCCCTACATGATAGTATCAGACTTTGTCCTGATGGAAATGGCCAAGCATAAGCCTACCAACATCGAGTTGTTGAAGCTCTTGCGTATAGAAGGCTTGAGCGAGACCAAAATTAACAAGTTCGGACAACAACTAGTAAACATCATAAagaataatattaaagaaaggTCTTCCACTGACGTCAGAAAGCCCTCTATTCAAGAGGTGCTTAGCAGACATCCAATTTTAACAGACAAGATCTCTGATTCTGCTTATATCACTTATGACTATTTCAAAACTCACAAATCTTCCACTGCTGTTGCGGCTGTCAGAAAGTTAACGGATTCCACCATTAGAACTCATTTAGAGGTGCTGATAAAGGCGGGACACCCCATTACTCTAGAAGATCTTGGTGTAACACCCATGATCAGGACCACTATTATGCAAGCAATCCATGACGTGGGAGGAAACATATTCCTCTTGTCCCCAATTAAGGCCGCCTGCCCCAACTTCATAACGTTTGACCAAATCAAATCAGTATGCATCTATCTGCAAATCAGAAGCCACCTGGAGGACCTCGAAGTGCCTTACAAGGAATTTGAGGATTTTTCCTAtagtgaatttaaaaatatgcaacgACGAACTAAGGGATGTGAAAGTTCTCCTGATAACGCTTTAGAAGATGGAGACGATGATATGCTACTTGCACTATGCAATGAAATGGAATTGAGAGTACAAGAAGATGTAAAACAGCAGATTTTGGATGATCTGGACACTAGCGGGACGCAGCTAACAAATGAGGAAATCGATGACTTGGAGTTGTCCGCGATTTGTGACCAACTGGAGGAGCAGGATATGGATCTGCAGAAGAAAGCCATAAATAATTCCGATGGTGATTCGGATAAAACCATTGAGTGCGATGTTAAATGCCAATCGGTGTCTCCGGCCAAAAAGAGGAAGTCTTCTAATCACGAGATCCTGCGCTCTCCTCCGAGATTCTCTGCGAATAACAAAGAAGTTATATGTGCCCCGAAGCATCAGACTTTGGAAAGTGAACCTTTTTCTTGGAGTGAAGGAACACCAGCTGCGTTGAAGACTAAATTGCCAAAATGGTTGACCAAAAAGAAATGA